The segment catccaagttAGTTGGAGTTAACCTATAAAATTCACAACATGAGACATGAGACGAATATAactccataaaaataaaattaaaataaattatgaagtacaattcataattaactcaatgttgaatgataaaattaaaaaaaaaattcaattaaaaaatagctcGAGTTAACCTCTCAAACTCATGATCTagatcatgagaccgagataacctcatagaaagtaaatcaaaaaaataacttgggtTACCCTATCAAACTCATGGCTTTGATTATAAGACTAAAATGGGCTAAATATTTGGGCTGAAGTTGAAACAAAGCTAGAGCCGAAAGCACTCAACCCAGCCCAAACCAAAAGTATGCAACCGTAGCCTTTACAACCAAGCCTAGATCATGACCACCATCAATGCCCCATGTGCAAAAACAAATCCCACAAACGAGCCCATTACTCCACGTGACGACACGTATAAGAGCACGTAATCATACCACCCATGCACACGTCGGTCCGAAACAATGACATGGCAGTCGGTCCGAAACAATGACATGGCAGATTTTGTAAGCCGCATTGGCTAAACAAAAACACAGTATTTGATCTTTTGAAAAAGCCGTTACATTTCCCTCCACACATTTATCCTTCGCCTTATCCTTTTCCAATTCTAATATCACAAAAACGACACCTCCGTTAACCAAAATCCACGATACAAACTCTCACCAGAAACCACACCACAGAGTAACCATACTgttcttttttcccttctgtTTCAATGGCTAGCAAATTAGCCTTCAATTTGACATCTCCCCGAGTCTTCACTGCTCCTATTCAAAGACCAATCatctcttcatcttcatcattgCCGTCCTTATCATCTCCTTCTTGCTCTACCAGGGTTCAACTCAATGGAAAACAGTTTTCTCTTCGCGGAAGAATGCTTTTTCTTCCTACCAAGGCCACTGCTGACCAGCAAACTGGTCTGTGTCATCCTCTCTCTGAACCATGCATgttgcttttaaattttgtcaattatataagttttgttTTATCACAGTgatttgtttgcttgttctaTTAGAGATTAATcgatcaaccattttttttgtgtttacatAGTTTTATGACATTTCTTCTGATTTGGTGCCTTGATTATAAATGAAAttcaacaatataaaataaaaaagaaggcgGCAAAGGAGCATTTGCTGACTCCCAGCATTCTTTTTCAGATCAAGTCCAAGAAGATGACATGGATGATGGTAAGATCCTGCAATATTGTAGCATAGACAAGAAAGGCAAGAAGTCGTTGGGTGAAATGGAGCAAGATTTTCTGCAAGCGCTACAAGTAGGGAGAATCagtattttcctttctttcctctGTGTTCTTCTCTCTCAAATGCATAATGACTGTACAAAGAACAGGTGTGATGAAGTTTACTTCGGTGCCCTTTGTAGGCATTTTATTATGAGGGGAAAGCTATAATGTCAAATGAAGAATTTGATAATCTCAAGGAGGAACTAATGTGGCAAGGAAGCAGCGTGGTTATGCTAAGTATGGGCTTTTCATAATCAAGTCCCAGCAGCCCTATTTGTTTATGGAACTAGTCCTTCTGAATTGGAAAAGTTTTTAACACCtatttccttttaattaatGGCTTTTGCTGTATTTCTATAATGCATCACAGGTTCTGATGAACAGAAGTTTCTTGAAGCCTCTCTTGCTTATGTATCAGGGAATCCAATCTTGAGTGATGAAGAGTTTGATAAACTGAAGATCAAATTAAAGGTTATTAATTTCACTTGGCTATTTTCATGTCTCTGCGTACTTTTCCACAACTATCACCACACCAATGTTAAATTTCAACCATACCTGTGCTTGACAGAATGCAAACAAAAAGTTTGAAAGAATTCAGTTATCATTCATCATCCTCTATACTTCAGTCATTTCAGATCAATTTACTACATCTTTCCAACTATAAAATGTTTGCCGCTTGAATTGAGATTATGCTGCTAGttctaattataaaatgttTGTCATAATTTTCATACAGACAGAAGGCAGCGAAATAGTTGTTGAAGGTCCAAGATGCAGTCTTCGTAGTAGAAAGGTGCGTTTGTCTATAAATATTTCGTTACTTCTTCTGCTCCTAATTCTGGGAAATGCATGCGCATTACTTTGTATTCTGGACAAGTAATCTCTGCATGTGTTCCTAACGACAAGCAGGAATTAACCTAACATGTGCTGCCAACTTTCTTCCCACAGGTTTATAGTGACCTGTCTGTTGACTATTTGAAGATGTTCCTGCTGAACGTCCCGGCAACTGTTGTTGCACTAGGCTTGTAAGTAACAAATATTCTTTGTCTCTTGAAAGAACTAAAGCTCTTGGGTagaatctgataaaaaaaaatacagtgaataattaattaagccttCCCTTCCTTCTTATTGTTTATTGTGTGTAAATTAAGGAGGCTCCTTCCAAATCTTGGCAAAAGTTTTACTTGAAGattttgatctatttttctAGCAACTGGTGGGATGTAATTTTCCTTGGGTTGTCTTGACAGGTTTTTCTTCTTGGATGATATCACTGGTTTTGAAATCACTTATCTTTTGGAGGTAAATCACAATTTCCTCTCAAGACTTTATGATTAGAGCACTGATCACCGGCGAGACTGGGCGTCTTTCTTTCATATTAGAGAGATACTTTTGCACTTACAAATGGCCTgtcaaaaagtttaaaaaataaaataaaatcattacttGGAGCTTCAATTGATCTTTGACATTTCTatgattttgttaattgatgCGCTGCAGCTCCCAGAGCCTTTCAGTTTCCTTTTCACCTGGTTTGCTGCAGTGCCCCTCATTGTTTGGTTAGCTCTGACACTAACAAATGCGATTGTGAAAGACTTTTTGATCTTGAAGGTAAAATTTGCGCTAATATCTCTTTTCCTAAGACTCTAATAAGCAACAGCCACATAGTGTCAACAAGCTGCACATTGCAATATTACTGATGATGAATGCCATGTTTATAGGGCCCCTGTCCCAACTGTGGCACGGAGAACGGCTCCTTCTTTGGAACCATATTGTCTATTTCAAGTGGTGGAACCTCCAACACCCTTAAATGCTCAAAGTAAGTTCCATGTTATTTGCTGACCACATTGCTCAATGGACCTTGTGACTTTGATTAGTGACGTTGCTGCAATATTTTGCTTCAGTTGCTCAACTGAATTGGTGTACGATTCGAAAACACGCTTGATTACACTGCCAGAAGGAAGCGAAGCTTGATTAGAGGTAAATACCGTCTACCGGTCTACCCTCCAGTCTGCTTAAACTCTAAAGTGTCTCATGCTTGATACTTGATATAAATAGCTAGGACTCAAAACGTTGTTTCAATCTTCATCCTTGAAGAGACAATATGCTGTGCATCATGGTAATATTCATGGCTATCGAATGCAGGAACTGTCCATTTAAGGGATATACAGTACAACTGCTACTAACTTGTAAGTTTGGCAGCGAAGAGTTTGCCTTACGCAGACATTTGGCGAACAACCGTGGAGGAGAGATTTTCAAATGCTGTGTACACTGGATTGTATCCTAGTGATTGTGCTAATATTGTATATGCAagtatgtacatgttttatatatacatcGACCTATCACAGGCTTGTTAATTAGAAGCTGAGAGCAGTTTGTATGTTATGAGCTCTATAATCCGCTGAGTGTGTGCTGGAATAATGAATTATTCTCTTTCTGTTAGCCTGTTATCATTGGCAAAAGGAACACCACAGTTGCTGCTTGGCTGGGTTTTTTTTCCGGCACAGCTAACACCCAATACTAGAACTATGAAAAATCTAATGTTTTCACAAGTTCATCGATTTCCTTGGTGCCACCAGTTTGTAAGCATAACAGTGCCGGAACGTCAAGCGCAACTTCAAGTATTTCTTTATCATTTACCATGAGAATCCATACACTTGAAGAATCCCTAAAACATAAAACTGGCTTGGGTCAGTTTCACTGTTCAGTGAAAatggttaatatatttttttaatcattaaataacAACTCTTTGCGTGTTGCTCTGATGAGAGATCACCGGTTTGAACTCCTCTAAGACAAATATTCGttgtaatttaatattatactcTTAAGAAATTATATTAGTAAGATGgcttgtttaaaatatattggcGTAAATGATAATCAAGTTCATGTGGCCAAGGAGATAGGTGAATATTTCTAGGCTTGCACTGCAGATTCGACTTTTATGgtaaaatttatgtttattggctcactttttaattttcttttctttttgttttatttatgagAGTGTTTGAGAATATTATGTTACCATAGAatttgctaataaaaaaaagtttataactactcaaaaataaataaataaaaacccagGTGCatggaattttatttatttattttatacttcaacattatgtttttattttctttttctatttgttttttcttttcgatTTCTGATCTAAATTTATCTTCATATTTTGTTAATCTCAaccttgtatttgtttttatttttgaaggaaAATAATGCTGCATTTAATACTTCTTTTTATCACCACATATATTTTCTAAGTTAGCTTGGATTtctttactatatttttctCCTCacctaacaaataaaataaaataattaataattaataattaataattaaaataaataattaatgtttcaacatataataagaaatttaaaactaattaggaatccataaaatatatagaaatatcaCGTAACAAAGTTAGTTGAAACTAATACAAAATTAGTAGTCTTGTTGTTGAAACTTCATAGCGGAAAAAAGAATGGAATATATCCCTCTTACATATGGATTAAATGCATTAAGGTGTCCTCTTAATGCTCCAAAATATCTCCAAGTTTAATCTTGGCTGAAAACTAGCAcaatcaatcaattcaatgttttttttaaatccttcgCTTTGGATGTTATGATGAATTCATTTGGAAGTAATGGATCCTTGGTGTTTGTGGATAAGTTCATTTAGAATGTGTAATATGTCCTTGGTATTAGCAAATTGATCTATATCACTAACATTTAATCgatgcttggtttttttttttatttggatttaaatttaaatacactataaaaattattttttagttttgtcatGTTTCTCGTAAAATACTATGGGTTTTTATAggaattttaatttagtttttgtaattattatatgcctaatatgaaaaaaaaaacttaatatttaattacacacaaaatttatttatgttgtttaagagttttaatacattttttatataattttatcacatttattaatattttttcttcaatcatatacaaaaaatctgtttcttcttcaattatatacaaaaatatgaaGACTTTGTTcgaatgtttattttaaatttgtttttaagactataatagcatttttttaagaaacaatccttacaatttataaaatatcattaattttgcatttttgtttttttattatgttattaaataacaaatagtttcaaaaaatacaaaggctcatatgagttttcaaatttaatttactgGATCATAaccatgccaaaaaaaaaaccaaacaatttttttatgttttaaaaaaatttggtacaACTTGTGGGAAGGCTAGTATAGACAAACCATAATGTGATAATATTGCAATACTAGCATTCTTACAGAAGTTCATTGTAACATCCCTTGGGCATTCATATTCCAAACACAAGCAAAATGAAGTATATGGACACCTGTTCTGGTACAATAGCATCAATCTACCTTGAAACTCTAACAAATGCTAGCCTTTCGAAAATCAGTTACACAATAGCATTGGTACTCCATTTATAAAAATTGTTCCACCTCACATGATTGCTACATCCAAGTAATCTCCGATCTACAGTATGGGAACAAAAACAATGAGAAACCCAATATTACGCTTTTGGATGATTCTGCAAACTAGGACATTTTAGTTTTACCTGGAAATTGAGTTCGGCCAATGCCTTGAGATCATCTGGTCGTCTCCCACTTGAATGTGTCATCcccacctaaaaaaaataaagtgaaacgCATTGAGGTAGACAACTTTCTATAAACAATTGGGAAATTTCTTTATACATGTGTGTTTAAAGTAACTTTTGTAGTATGCGATTTGTTTGAAGTAATGAGTGGGGCTGTATGCCCAGAACTTAAAACATGGCATAAGATAGTTCAGAACTAGGAAAAGAATAGGGGATTTGGGGAAATAGAAACATCAGTTAACAAAGAAGCACATACCACTCTCAACACAAAACGGCCATGTTTATCAGGATAAACAAAAGCAAATGACAGCTTTGCATTTCTTCTCCTTGCCTCTGGAGCAACCTCTTTGACCTGATAAAGAAAAACTAGAATTAACTACACAGAAAAATTGCTCTCTCAACCATTGATGGGAaggtctttgttttttctttttctttatccatcttattttaaaaagggGCTAAACAGGAAGGATAAGAACCAACATACAAGATCAGTTAACTCGCGAAGCGTTGCATCTTTCCATGTATAAATTTGAACCTCATCTTTTGGTTCCTTGCCTCTCACAGCAAAATCTTCTGGCTTGTGATGACTTCCAATCTGCAGAAAATTAGAATGAAAATCAGATACAAAGTGAATTCATCAATTTAGTAAGTGATTCCATTCAAGCTTGATGCTTATTCACGAGGTCagataatatttgattatttcaaCAACAAGTTCGTGGTATCTATTCATTAATAAatcacaattcaaaaaattggCTGTGTTATTACTGATCTCTGATCCGATTCCAAGCTATTTCTTATGAATCCAAAGGTGAGATTGCTCACGCTAACTCTAAATTGAATGGCAGAATGATCCTTGAAGAGCTTGATAAAGGAgaaggggaagaaaaagaaaacgaggGAAAACCCCTTAACTAAACCTTAATTCACGCTAAAGGTAATAGCAAAGCAAATTCCTTTGCACTATAATATAATCACCCAAAGCTATATACATTGTTGGTTCAAAGAAATAATGTTCTTTGAACTGGCTACCTGCCTCCAGTTCTTTTAGAGCCTTCTTTTGGAAGGGAAAGTTACCATCACCAATATCTAATAtccaaattcttttaaaattcatgaaatataTCTCACGAACCAATTCCAATGAGTTTGGTAGCTTTCCTAAGGGAATTTTCACTACATTTAAATCAATTCCTGGAATTTCACTAGAATCCACAGCTTCTCTACCCTAGTACCTACACAGACTGCATCACTCCAATTCTCAACTAAACCCTAAATCAAATgccttaatttcaaaataagGCATAACCAGATGCTAAACAACTAAAccctagaattaaaaaaaacaaaggcacttTCGGTTATTTACCCATTTCAGAAAACACATTATGCATGCAATTGTAGCTTTAAATTACTTTGAgcagagaaaaatgaaaagaaaaaaaaacacctttctTAGCATTATAGAACACTAAAAATCGAAGTCGAaatctctattaaaaaaaaattgcaggtACCTTAGTGAAAACTCGAAGTAATAAAGGACAAGTCTgcattttcaacaaataaaaagcacAAATATCAGTCCACGACTTCAAAAATATACACTATTGAAAGAGAGAACAAACAGTACTATATAGGCTAAGGTAGACCTTTTCACGATCGATAGGTTCGATGCGGGgacgaggaggaggaggtggaggatGGGCCCGACTGGGAGGAGGAAGGGTTCTGGCATGGGCTGCGCCACCACCCATCTCGCCGTCTCTGTCTCTGCTGCTCTTCTTCTCCATTCACTCTCTCTGCTCTCTTTTTTCCTCACTTAGAAGTTTGAAGAGGTAAGGACGAAGACTTCAGTTTTGAAACTTTATTATGGGCTCTCACCTAGGTCTATCGTCTTCGGTGACCCCCTTTTTGTTTATGGGCCAATTAATTTCTGCTAAGCCTAAGCccctctctttagattttttttattttctttatatatatatatatatatatatatatatatatatatatatatatatatatataatttcatattgAATTGGGATTGGTTTAAAATGTCTCTAATAAAACTAATCTTTTTCGATAGTCCTTAACTCGATTCAAGTTTTGGTGGTCGGTTTTAGATAATTtcgttgatatatttttttatgtggcatagaatatatatatatatatatatatatatatatataaaataaaattatgatattatttggaaaaaaaacaataatttgcagataattattcaatatcaaaattatagtttaaataGTCTTCCCTAGTTAAccataagctggaaaaaaaataattaaggctTGATAAAGCAATAATGTGTGTTTTTCCTTCCAGGTTGTGTTTTTAGGCTTCTGCCTATCAAGTCGGTCCACAAACACTTCAGCCACATGCCCTACGTTAATCTCCTCCAATTGTAAAAGACTCAATTACGAGTGAAAAATAAGCTATAGACATAATGGAGTATATGCTTCATAATACATACAAATATTTAACGCGTTAAAAGTACTTGAAATTACTTAACCTTTACCTAAATGTCTACATCTGCtcggtaaatatttttttg is part of the Populus nigra chromosome 8, ddPopNigr1.1, whole genome shotgun sequence genome and harbors:
- the LOC133700840 gene encoding PGR5-like protein 1A, chloroplastic encodes the protein MASKLAFNLTSPRVFTAPIQRPIISSSSSLPSLSSPSCSTRVQLNGKQFSLRGRMLFLPTKATADQQTDQVQEDDMDDGKILQYCSIDKKGKKSLGEMEQDFLQALQAFYYEGKAIMSNEEFDNLKEELMWQGSSVVMLSSDEQKFLEASLAYVSGNPILSDEEFDKLKIKLKTEGSEIVVEGPRCSLRSRKVYSDLSVDYLKMFLLNVPATVVALGLFFFLDDITGFEITYLLELPEPFSFLFTWFAAVPLIVWLALTLTNAIVKDFLILKGPCPNCGTENGSFFGTILSISSGGTSNTLKCSNCSTELVYDSKTRLITLPEGSEA
- the LOC133701083 gene encoding histone deacetylase complex subunit SAP18-like, with protein sequence MEKKSSRDRDGEMGGGAAHARTLPPPSRAHPPPPPPRPRIEPIDREKTCPLLLRVFTKIGSHHKPEDFAVRGKEPKDEVQIYTWKDATLRELTDLVKEVAPEARRRNAKLSFAFVYPDKHGRFVLRVVGMTHSSGRRPDDLKALAELNFQIGDYLDVAIM